The sequence TTCGCTTGGAAAAGGAAAAAAAGAGCTTTCCAAAAACATCATAGCAAATATGCCAAAATATCCCCAAGTATCAACTAAATGTATAAAAAAATTAACAAAATTCTCAAGCAAATCAGACCCTTTATGTAAAATAGTATTGTATTTAAAATTTGTAAATTTGTGATGGGGTATTTAAAATGAGACTGATAAAAAAGAGCGAATTTTTTCAGCAAGTGCCTAAATATAGGTATTTTGTAGTTTAGTAGTCTCACTTTAAATGCAAGGTTTAAGTTTAGCAAAAAATCCCAAAACTAATAATTTTATCCCGTATGTCCTAAAATAGCTTAAAATAATAGCCTTTAAATGCCTTTTAATCGGTGTTTAAACAATCCCGAATAGTAACCATTTAAAATAAAAATAAAGCGAATATATAGGCGATTCTATGCTTAAGGTTTGCAAAAAAATAAAGTAAAATTTTAATGAAATTTATTGATTAACGAACAAAATTTGCTTAAAATGTTCGTTAATCAATTCTTAATATTCGTTAATATCTTTAAAGTATCGCTAAAATGGTTATTATGGATTAACGAATATGTAAAATTTATATTAAAAATAGTATGATAACTTAATTTTAAACTTAAACGGATTAACGAACATTTTTTATTCGTTATTTTTGAATTACTAAAACCTTTCTACCTATGATTTTAAAAAATATTTGCGAATCTTTTTGGTCGTAAATTTTAGGTTCATATTTTGGATTATCACTAATTATTGTTATCGTTCTGTCTAGGTTAAATTGAAGTCTTTTTATAATTACATTATCATCTAATAGTATTGCATAAATACCATCTATCTCTTCTTTCTTTGATATATCTATTATAACATGTGCTCCGTCTTGAATGGTTGGCTCCATGCTATCACCTTCTACTTGTATTATTTTAATTTTACTCTCATCTTGCGGTGTTTTAAAAAAAACTTTATCTAGTATATATTTGCCTATAACACTTACCTCAAATGGCATTAGTCCTTTTCCGGCACCAGCTTTAAGGTCTAAAACTTCTATCTCGTAATTATTAGCATTTATATCTTTTTCAACCATTGATCCTATTCCTGTAAGTAGCCACCAGCCATTTATGTGGAATTTATCCACTATCTGAATAACTAAATCTATGGGTATATTTTTTGTTCGTCCAGCTTCAATGTCTGCTATTTTAGACCTATCGGTATTTAAGTGAATAGCAAATGCTTCTTGTGAATTTATTTTTAAATATTTTCGTAACTCTTTTAATCTCTCACCAGAGCCTATTTTTTTCATAAATTAAACCTTTTTTAAGAAAAATCCCACTATATTTTATTGACTTTGTGGAAAAATCCCACTATAATACATTTATAGTTTATTTTTTTATAAATAATGCTTGTTGTAATAATACAAAAATATTTTATAAAAAGAGATAAAAGGAAAAAGATGCTTACAGATTTAACTAAAAAAATCAAAAAAGATTATGGTTCTTTAAAATTCTTTTTAGAAAAAAATAATATTAATCG is a genomic window of Campylobacter blaseri containing:
- a CDS encoding XRE family transcriptional regulator; translated protein: MKKIGSGERLKELRKYLKINSQEAFAIHLNTDRSKIADIEAGRTKNIPIDLVIQIVDKFHINGWWLLTGIGSMVEKDINANNYEIEVLDLKAGAGKGLMPFEVSVIGKYILDKVFFKTPQDESKIKIIQVEGDSMEPTIQDGAHVIIDISKKEEIDGIYAILLDDNVIIKRLQFNLDRTITIISDNPKYEPKIYDQKDSQIFFKIIGRKVLVIQK